The following coding sequences are from one Plasmodium coatneyi strain Hackeri chromosome 11, complete sequence window:
- a CDS encoding ER lumen protein-retaining receptor yields MNIFRLIGDILHLVSMYILIMKLKKSKNCIGISCRMQELYLIVFLCRYIDLFFVFVSFYNTVMKITFIVTIAYTIYLIRFKLPISQTYNRKVDNFKSEKYLIPPCIVLSLLTCKTYNLYNILWSFSIWLESVAILPQLVLLEKQREVENITSHYVITMGMYRAFYILNWIYRYFFDDKPYVNVVGWLGGLIQTLLYIDFFYYFAMAKWYGKKLVLPFNGEV; encoded by the exons ATGAATATCTTCAGACTGATAGGAGATATTTTACACCTCGTAAGTATGTATATACTTATTATGAAGTTGAAGAAGTCCAAAAATTGTATTGGGATATCATGCCGCATGCAGGAGTTGTATTTGATCGTCTTCTTGTGCAG ATACATCGACCTCTTCTTCGTGTTCGTCAGTTTCTACAACACTGTCATGAAAATAACCTTCATAGTGACTATAGCGTACACGATATACCTAATCAGATTTAAGCTACCCATCTCGCAAACGTACAATAGGAAAGTGGACAATTTTAAGAGCGAAAAGTATTTGATCCCTCCCTGTATAG TTCTAAGCCTTCTAACCTGCAAGACGTACAACCTATACAACATCCTGTGGTCCTTTTCCATATGGCTTGAAAGTGTCGCAATTCTTCCCCAACTAGTGCTATTAGAAAAGCAGAgagaagtggaaaatatCACCTCCCATTATGTTATCACTATGGGTATGTACAGAGCCTTTTATATATTGAATTGGATCTATAGATATTTCTTCGATGATAAACCATACGTTAACGTCGTTGGTTGGTTAGGCGGGCTTATTCAGACTCTTCTGTATATTGACTTTTTCTACTATTTTGCGATGGCGAAATGGTATGGGAAGAAGCTCGTGCTGCCCTTCAACGGGGAAGTTTAA
- a CDS encoding Proteasome subunit alpha type: MARRYDSRTTTFSPEGRLYQVEYALEAINNASITIGIITNEGVILGADKVFISKLIDKANNFEKIYKIDKHIFCGVAGLNADANILINQSRLYTQRYLYNYNDVQPVSQLVVQICDIKQSYTQYGGLRPYGVSFLIAGYDVKEGYQLYHTDPSGNYSGWFATAIGTNNLTASSILKQEWKKDMTLQDGLLLALKTLAKSTDSEVPKSEKIELAYLSNKDGELIQKYLTEKEIAELVKIYTEKYVKE, from the exons ATGGCCAGGAGATATGACAGCAGGACGACGACCTTCTCCCCAGAGGGTAGATTATACCAAGTAGAATATGCCCTAGAAGCAATAAATAATGCCAGCATAACAATTGGCATAATAACAAACGAAGGAGTAATCCTCGGGGCCGACAAAGTGTTCATATCTAAGTTAATAGATAAGGCAAATAATTTCGAAAAAATCTACAAAATTGACAAGCATATATTTTGTGGAGTGGCAGGATTAAATGCCGATGcgaatattttaataaaccAGTCCAGACTTTACACACAAAGATATTTGTACAACTACAATGATGTGCAGCCAGTGTCCCAATTAGTTGTTCAGATATGTGATATTAAGCAGAGTTATACACAGTATGGTGGGTTAAGACCCTATGGTGTGAGTTTTTTGATTGCAGGGTATGACGTAAAGGAGGGATACCAACTGTATCACACCGACCCGAGTGGGAACTATTCTGGATGGTTTGCTACGGCTATTGGTACGAATAACTTGACGGCTAGTTCTATTCTCAAGCAG gaatggaagaaggacATGACTCTGCAGGATGGTCTATTGCTTGCCCTGAAAACGCTAGCCAAGAGCACAGATAGCGAGGTACCcaaaagcgaaaaaattGAGTTAGCCTACTTGTCAAACAAAGACGGCGAATTGATACAGAAATATttaacagaaaaggaaatagcAGAACTGGTTAAAATATACACAGAAAAGTATGTGAAGGAGTAA